One stretch of Equus przewalskii isolate Varuska chromosome 9, EquPr2, whole genome shotgun sequence DNA includes these proteins:
- the LOC103554205 gene encoding sialic acid-binding Ig-like lectin 5, producing the protein MVPLLLLPLLWGGSLQEYPGYQLQLTESVTVQEGLCVLVLCSFSYPWGGWNSPGELYIYWFRDGGYQRYPMPVATNNPEEQVDTETQGRFRLVGDPRTNNCSLSIRDARRSDTGIYSFRVERGYYVNYSYRDKKLHLLVTDLTEKPDIHLLEPLESGRPTKLTCSLPGSCEGGRPLMFSWEGMALHSLNPKTLRSSVLTFTPRLQDHGTNLTCWVKRQGAQVATERTIQLIISYAPQNLTIRVLSGNVTELKHPGNGSCLQVLEGASLLLDCVTESNPEATVSWAKMNGTLSPSQARKSKILELPWVELEHEGEFICRAQNPLGSQQVSLTLCVHYPPKLLTPSCSWEDQSLRCNCSSRAHPAASLGWRLGKRLVVGNHSNASFTVTSSSVGPWANSSLSLSRGLSSGLRFSCEAMNIHGSQNVTVLLLPGNLVSSAGMVSAALGGAGAMALLSLCLCLTFFYIVKTRRKQAAGKREGTDDEDPVMGTVAWGSRQKPQPESPPEQVSPAEDAPPSEEQQELHYASLSFHQMKFQEPQDQEATSTNEYSEIGASK; encoded by the exons ATGgtgcccctgctgctgctgcccctgctgtggGGGG GGTCCCTGCAGGAGTATCCAGGGTACCAGCTCCAACTGACGGAATCGGTGACCGTGCAGGAGGGTTTGTGTGTCCTCGTGCTCTGCTCCTTCTCCTACCCCTGGGGTGGGTGGAATTCCCCTGGTGAACTCTACATCTACTGGTTCCGGGATGGGGGTTACCAGCGCTACCCTATGCCTGTGGCCACAAACAACCCAGAGGAACAAGTGGATACAGAAACCCAGGGCCGATTCCGCCTCGTCGGGGACCCCAGGACCAACAACTGCTCCCTGAGCATCAGAGACGCCAGGAGGAGCGATACAGGCATCTACTCCTTCCGAGTGGAGAGAGGATATTATGTGAACTATAGTTACAGAGATAAGAAGCTGCATTTGCTGGTGACAG acCTGACAGAGAAACCCGACATCCACCTTCTGGAGCCTCTGGAGTCTGGCCGCCCCACAAAGCTGACCTGCAGCCTGCCAGGGTCCTGTGAAGGGGGACGACCTCTCATGTTCTCCTGGGAGGGGATGGCTCTTCACTCGCTGAACCCCAAGACCCTCCGTTCCTCAGTACTCACCTTCACACCGAGGCTCCAAGACCATGGCACCAACCTCACCTGTTGGGTGAAACGCCAAGGAGCTCAGGTGGCCACGGAGAGAACCATCCAGCTCATCATCTCCT ATGCTCCACAGAACCTCACCATCCGTGTCCTCTCCGGAAATGTCACAG aacTGAAACACCCAGGGAATGGCTCGTGTCTTCAGGTCCTGGAAGGGGCATCTTTGCTCCTGGACTGTGTCACTGAGAGCAACCCTGAGGCCACAGTGAGCTGGGCCAAGATGAATGGGACCCTGAGCCCCTCCCAGgccaggaagtccaagatcctgGAGCTGCCCTGGGTGGAGTTGGAGCATGAAGGCGAATTCATCTGCAGAGCTCAGAACCCACTGGGCTCCCAGCAGGTCTCTCTGACCCTCTGTGTGCACT ACCCCCCAAAGCTGCTGACACCCTCGTGCTCCTGGGAGGACCAGAGTCTGCGCTGCAACTGCTCATCTCGAGCCCACCCAGCTGCCTCCTTGGGCTGGCGGCTGGGGAAGAGGCTGGTGGTGGGAAACCACAGCAACGCCTCCTTCACAGTCACTTCCAGCTCGGTGGGACCCTGGGCCAacagctccctgagcctcagcagGGGGCTCAGCTCCGGCCTCAGGTTCAGCTGTGAGGCCATGAATATCCATGGGTCCCAGAACGTCACTGTCCTGCTGCTGCCAG GCAATTTGGTATCCTCGGCAGGAATGGTTTCTGCAGCTCTTGGAGGTGCTGGTGCCATGGCCCTGCTGTCACTCTGTTTGTGCCTCACCTTCTTTTACAT AGTGAAAACCCGCAGGAAGCAAGCAGCCGGGAAACGAGAGGGCACGGATGATGAAGATCCTGTCATGGGTACAGTTGCCTGG gGTTCCAGGCAAAAGCCCCAGCCAGAGAGCCCCCCAGAGCAAGTGTCCCCTGCCGAAGATGCCCCTCCCTCAGAGGAGCAACAGGAACTTCATTATGCCTCTCTCAGCTTTCACCAGATGAAGTTTCAGGAGCCTCAGGACCAGGAGGCCACCAGCACCAACGAGTACTCTGAGATCGGGGCAAGCAAATGA